One region of Olleya sp. Hel_I_94 genomic DNA includes:
- a CDS encoding lipopolysaccharide kinase InaA family protein, with amino-acid sequence MPNTFNSFVYKYIRPTKAKRSFEYANRLIDCGVSTPFPIAYIENTSIFGLKSSYYISKHIDYDFEFRALIHNPQFPERVKILQQFAAFTFKLHENNIDFLDHSPGNTLITKNANGYNFYLIDLNRMRFKPMSFDNRMHNFRRLWLSKTMIKILAEAYAKLYNKSYQDTYDLMLKHSRAFQLKINSKKLRRSGRKMQFKK; translated from the coding sequence ATACCTAACACCTTTAATAGTTTTGTATATAAATATATACGTCCTACTAAGGCAAAACGGTCTTTTGAGTATGCTAATAGATTAATAGATTGTGGTGTATCAACGCCTTTCCCCATTGCCTACATAGAAAACACATCTATTTTTGGATTAAAATCTAGTTATTACATTAGTAAGCATATTGATTATGATTTTGAGTTTAGAGCGTTAATCCATAATCCTCAATTTCCAGAACGTGTTAAAATTTTGCAGCAGTTTGCTGCATTTACCTTTAAATTGCATGAGAATAATATTGATTTTTTAGACCATTCGCCAGGTAATACTTTAATAACTAAAAATGCTAATGGTTATAATTTCTATTTAATTGATTTAAACAGGATGCGTTTTAAACCAATGAGTTTTGATAATCGTATGCATAATTTTAGACGTTTATGGTTGTCTAAAACTATGATTAAGATCTTGGCTGAAGCTTATGCCAAATTGTATAACAAGTCCTATCAAGATACCTATGATTTAATGCTTAAGCATAGTCGAGCATTTCAACTAAAAATTAATAGTAAAAAATTAAGACGTAGCGGAAGGAAAATGCAGTTTAAGAAATAA